A window of the Anoplopoma fimbria isolate UVic2021 breed Golden Eagle Sablefish chromosome 17, Afim_UVic_2022, whole genome shotgun sequence genome harbors these coding sequences:
- the LOC129106031 gene encoding cytochrome c oxidase subunit 6C-1 encodes MSLPKPMMRGMLGKRLRFHLPIAFAVSLLSAVALKYTVTEPRKQAYAEFYKTYDAAKDFNAMKEAGVFESVQPSGE; translated from the exons ATGTCTCTGCCAAAGCCGATGATGAGGGGGATGCTGGGGAAGCGTCTGAGGTTTCACCTGCCCATCGCCTTCGCcgtgtctctgctgtctgcaGTGGCTTTGAAG TACACGGTGACGGAGCCGAGGAAACAGGCCTACGCCGAGTTCTACAAGACGTACGACGCCGCCAAAGACTTCAACGCCATGAAGGAGGCCGGCGTGTTCGAGAGCGTGCAGCCGTCTGGAGAGTAA
- the LOC129105431 gene encoding serine/threonine-protein kinase 4-like, producing the protein MGDKDKVQMRVHPRRQLKKLSEDSLTKQPEEVFDVLEKLGEGSYGCVFKAHYKETGEIVAIKQVPVESDLQEIIKEISIMQQCNSPHVVRYYGSYFKNSDLWIVMEYCGAGSVSDIIRIRNKTITEEEIAAILQSTLKGLEYLHFMRKIHRDIKAGNILLNAEGQAKLADFGVAGQLTDTMAKRNTVIGTPFWMAPEVIQEIGYNCVADIWSLGITAIEMAEGKPPYADIHPMRAIFMIPTNPPPTFRNPDLWSESFQDFVSQCLVKNPENRATATQLLQHLFIKSAKPSSILRALITDAMEIKLKKQEEEEQREQDAEDEDNSDEDEVDQGTMVRAGTGDSGTIRAAGSLAGSLSGTARTMISHDDDDDEIDTGTMQLHLGTMVINSDDEEEEEAGTMKRRDETMQPAKPSFLEYFEQKEKEANSHKDGGGRGENHADHRKATAEGDLQVVSSWSVEELRLRLASLDPQMEQEIEEIRQRYQTKRQPILDAIEAKKRRQQNF; encoded by the exons ATGGGGGACAAGGACAAAGTCCAGATGAGGGTCCACCCGAGAAG ACAGCTGAAGAAGCTGAGTGAGGACAGTCTCACCAAGCAGCCAGAGGAAGTCTTCGACGTCCTGGAGAAGTTGGGTGAAGG gtcgTATGGTTGTGTGTTTAAAGCCCATTATAAAGAGACGGGTGAGATCGTGGCCATCAAACAGGTTCCTGTGGAGTCGGACCTTCAGGAGATCATCAAGGAGATCTCCATCATGCAGCAGTGTAACAG TCCTCATGTGGTCCGATACTACGGCAGCTACTTCAAGAACAGTGACCTGTGGATCGTTATGGAGTACTGTGGAGCCGGGTCGGTGTCTGATATCATCCGGATACGCAACAAGACG atAACAGAGGAGGAGATCGCCGCCATCCTTCAGTCCACTCTGAAGGGTCTGGAGTATCTTCACTTCATGAGGAAAATCCACAGAGACATCAAAGCTGGAAACATCCTGCTGAACGCTGAAGGTCAGGCCAAGCTGGCCGACTTCGGAGTGGCCGGACAACTCACA gaCACCATGGCCAAGAGGAACACGGTCATCGGCACGCCGTTCTGGATGGCTCCAGAGGTCATTCAGGAGATCGGGTACAACTGTGTGGCCGACATCTGGTCTCTGGGGATAACGGCCATAGAGATGGCTGAGGGGAAGCCGCCCTACGCAGACATCCATCCCATGAGG gccaTCTTCATGATTCCCACCAACCCTCCACCAACGTTCAGGAACCCGGATCTGTGGTCTGAGTCATTCCAGGACTTTGTCAGCCAGTGTTTGGTGAAAAACCCAGAAAACAGGGCGACGGCCACACAGCTGTTACAG caTCTGTTCATCAAGTCGGCCAAGCCCAGCTCCATCCTCAGAGCTCTGATCACAGACGCCATGGAGATCAAACTGaagaaacaagaggaggaggagcagagagagcaggacGCAGAAGATGAAGACAACTCG GATGAAGACGAGGTGGACCAGGGCACCATGGTGCGGGCGGGAACCGGCGACTCCGGAACCATCCGGGCCGCCGGCTCGTTGGCGGGTTCCCTCAGTGGAACGGCTCGGACCATGATCTCacacgacgacgacgacgacgagaTCGACACGGGAACCATGCAGTTACATCTGGGAACCATGGTCATCAACTCtgatgacgaggaggaggaggaggctggaaCTATGAAAA GGAGAGACGAGACGATGCAGCCGGCCAAGCCGTCCTTCCTCGAGTACTTTgagcagaaagagaaggaggcgAACAGCCACAAGGacggaggaggacgaggagaaaACCACGCAGACCACCGCAAAGCCACCGCCGAGGGAGACCTCCAAgtg gtGAGCTCGTGGTCGGTGGAGGAGCTCCGCCTCCGTCTGGCCTCTCTGGACCCTCAGATGGAGCAGGAGATCGAGGAGATCCGGCAGCGCTACCAGACCAAGAGGCAGCCCATCCTCGACGCCATCGAGGCCAAGAAACGCCGGCAGCAGAACTTCTGA
- the si:dkey-43k4.5 gene encoding potassium voltage-gated channel subfamily S member 2, with the protein MVKERLPSWVQQDSDEGLVHVNVGGLKRSLCSSTLKKFPDTRLGKLLSCDSEEDILQVCDDYDVQQKEFYFDRNPGLFPYVLHFYQTGKLHIMEELCVFSFSQEIEYWGINEFFLDSCCSYRYHDRKLESSRHRSWDDESEVSSVDTSVDEISDLNRDMLHFQEVRYGNIRKCLWLTLENPGYSIPSKIFSLVSIVVVLTSIATTCINSIPEYQTLDDEGKVLEDPTMQALEVFCTCWFTCEVVSRLLLAPNRRKFFHQPLNIIDVVSVAPVYVTLLFDITVGSESELGELGRLIQVFRLMRIFRVLKLARHSTGLRSLGATLRHSYREVGILLLYLAVGVSVFSGIAYTAEYEEDVGLDTIPACWWWGTVSMTTVGYGDVVPVTVAGKLAASGCILGGTLVVALPITIIFNKFSHFYRRQKALEASVRNNHRRKMRMSCENEPEEDEEDEESDGDSRCLDEDDDDTDDLEEDDVDYEDDGGVINYSYVEHPSYSSILRRKELLEVHI; encoded by the exons ATGGTGAAGGAGCGTCTGCCCAGCTGGGTGCAGCAGGACTCTGACGAGGGTCTGGTCCACGTGAACGTCGGCGGGCTGAAGAGGAGCCTCTGCTCCAGCACGCTGAAGAAGTTCCCAGACACCCGACTGGGAAAACTGCTGTCCTGTGACTCTGAGGAGGACATTCTGCAG gTGTGTGACGACTACGACGTGCAGCAgaaggagttttattttgataggAACCCGGGTCTGTTCCCGTACGTCCTCCACTTCTACCAGACGGGTAAACTCCACATCATGGAGGAGCTGTGTGTCTTCTCCTTCAG TCAGGAGATCGAGTACTGGGGCATCAACGAGTTCTTCCTGGACAGTTGCTGCAGCTACCGTTACCACGACCGCAAGCTGGAGAGCAGCCGCCACCGCAGCTGGGACGACGAGAGCGAGGTCAGCAGCGTGGACACGTCGGTGGACGAGATCTCGGACCTGAACAG GGACATGCTGCATTTCCAGGAGGTTCGTTACGGGAACATCAGGAAGTGTCTGTGGCTGACGCTGGAGAACCCGGGATACTCCATCCCCAGCAAGATCTTCAGCCTGGTCTCCATCGTGGTGGTGCTCACCTCCATCGCCACTACCTGCATCAACAGCATCCCGGAGTACCAG aCACTTGATGATGAAGGGAAGGTGTTAGAGGATCCCACCATGCAGGCTCTGGAGGTCTTCTGCACCTGCTGGTTCAC gtgtgaggtggtgTCGCGGCTGCTGCTCGCTCCGAACAGGAGGAAGTTCTTCCATCAACCTCTGAACATCATCGACGTGGTTTCTGTGGCTCCGGTCTACGTCACTCTGCTCTTTGACATCACTGTGGGATCGGAGTCTGAACTGGGAGAACTGGGACGACTCATACAG gtgtTCAGGTTGATGAGGATCTTCAGGGTTTTGAAGTTGGCCCGACACTCGACAGGCCTCCGTTCTCTGGGAGCGACTCTCCGG CACAGCTACAGAGAGGTCGGCATCCTGCTGCTCTATCTGGCCGTCGGAGTCTCCGTCTTCTCCGGAATCGCTTACACGGCCGAGTACGAGGAG GACGTGGGTCTGGACACCATCCCGGCCTGCTGGTGGTGGGGGACGGTCAGCATGACCACGGTCGGATACGGGGACGTGGTGCCCGTCACGGTGGCCGGGAAACTGGCGGCCAGCGGCTGCATTCTGGGCGGCACCCTGGTGGTGGCGCTgcccatcaccatcatcttcaacAAGTTCTCCCACTTCTACCGGAGACAGAAAGCTCTGGAGGCGTCGGTGAGGAACAACCACCGCAGGAAGATGAGGATGAGCTGCGAGAACGAGcccgaggaggacgaggaggacgaggagtcGGACGGGGACAGCAGGTGTCTGGACGAGGACGACGATGACACTGATGACCTGGAGGAGGACGACGTGGATTACGAGGACGACGGAGGGGTGATCAATTATAGCTACGTGGAACATCCGTCCTACTCGTCCATCCTGAGGAggaaggagctgctggaggtTCACATTTAA